One genomic window of Polyangium aurulentum includes the following:
- the tnpC gene encoding IS66 family transposase has protein sequence MTFAELEARFIALEKHLARVAHERDQVRHERDEYRKLYELASLELERLRRRIFGQKAERVDPAQTQLALDMVLQMLVGLPAQTEQTSTPPNPAPGDTAPPAGGKPKPKQRKATPHGRQQLPEHLPVERIELLPAEALGEMASQLVRIGEEVSETLEWRPASLVRVQIVRPKFAVKGEPERGVFTAPAPQAPIARCMAGPGLLAYVLLCKYGDHLPLHRQEQIFARFGLALARSTLCGWVAACAELLGYIVEAMSNDALSSPWIAIDATGVLVQAKEKCRRGYFWVLVAGDDHVLFRYTPRHTQDGPKRFLQGYKGYVIADAHSVYEQLYRTEDVTEVGCWAHCRRRFFEALSSDKARAHAALGFIGQLYAIDAELKKKQLPPAQRTTERRRLATPVLDAFRAWLDVESLVILPKSPIGQAIGYARNQWTPLTRFLEDGRLRLDNNGAELQLRREAVGRKNWLFVGSDEGAEWNAIVVSLIASCELHGIEPWAYLRDVLILLPDWRRDRLLELSPKYWKQTLEHTDARQRLASSVWSRAFEARPP, from the coding sequence GTGACGTTCGCCGAGCTCGAGGCGCGGTTCATCGCTCTGGAGAAGCATCTCGCACGCGTTGCTCACGAGCGCGACCAGGTCCGCCACGAGCGCGACGAGTACCGCAAGCTCTACGAGCTCGCCAGCCTCGAGCTGGAGCGGCTTCGGCGCCGCATCTTCGGTCAGAAGGCCGAGCGCGTCGACCCGGCGCAGACGCAGCTCGCCCTCGACATGGTCTTGCAGATGCTCGTCGGTCTGCCGGCGCAGACCGAGCAGACCTCCACCCCGCCAAACCCCGCGCCAGGCGACACCGCGCCGCCCGCCGGCGGCAAACCCAAGCCGAAGCAACGCAAGGCCACGCCGCACGGGCGGCAGCAGCTGCCTGAGCATCTGCCCGTCGAGCGCATCGAGCTCTTGCCGGCAGAGGCTTTGGGCGAAATGGCCTCGCAGCTCGTGCGCATCGGCGAGGAGGTGAGCGAGACGCTCGAGTGGCGGCCCGCGAGCCTCGTGCGGGTGCAAATCGTGCGACCGAAGTTCGCGGTCAAGGGCGAGCCCGAGCGCGGCGTGTTCACCGCGCCTGCGCCACAAGCCCCCATTGCGCGGTGCATGGCAGGCCCGGGGCTGCTCGCCTATGTGCTGCTCTGCAAATACGGCGACCATCTGCCGTTGCACCGCCAGGAGCAGATCTTCGCGCGCTTTGGGCTCGCGCTCGCCCGCTCGACCTTGTGCGGCTGGGTCGCTGCGTGCGCCGAGCTGCTCGGATACATTGTCGAGGCGATGAGCAATGATGCGCTCTCGTCGCCGTGGATCGCCATCGACGCCACCGGCGTGCTCGTGCAGGCCAAAGAAAAGTGCCGCCGGGGCTACTTCTGGGTGCTCGTCGCCGGTGACGACCACGTCCTGTTCCGCTACACGCCGCGCCATACCCAGGACGGGCCCAAGCGCTTTTTGCAGGGCTACAAGGGCTATGTCATCGCCGACGCACACAGCGTTTACGAGCAGCTCTACCGCACCGAAGATGTGACGGAGGTCGGCTGCTGGGCGCATTGCCGCCGCCGATTCTTCGAGGCGCTCTCGTCGGACAAGGCGCGCGCGCATGCAGCCTTGGGCTTCATCGGCCAGCTCTACGCAATCGACGCCGAACTCAAGAAAAAGCAGCTTCCGCCAGCGCAACGTACGACCGAGCGGCGCAGGCTCGCCACGCCCGTGCTCGACGCATTCCGCGCCTGGCTCGACGTCGAATCGCTCGTGATCCTGCCCAAGAGCCCCATCGGGCAAGCCATCGGCTACGCGCGCAATCAGTGGACGCCCCTGACCCGCTTCCTCGAGGACGGCCGGCTGCGGCTGGATAATAATGGCGCAGAGCTGCAGCTCCGGCGCGAGGCCGTGGGCCGGAAAAACTGGCTCTTCGTCGGCAGCGACGAGGGCGCCGAATGGAATGCGATCGTCGTCTCGCTCATCGCCTCGTGCGAGCTGCACGGCATCGAGCCCTGGGCATACCTGCGCGATGTCCTGATCCTCCTGCCCGATTGGCGTCGCGACCGGCTCCTCGAACTGTCGCCCAAGTACTGGAAGCAAACCCTCGAGCACACCGACGCTCGGCAAAGGCTCGCCAGCAGCGTCTGGAGCCGCGCATTCGAGGCGCGCCCGCCCTGA
- the tnpB gene encoding IS66 family insertion sequence element accessory protein TnpB (TnpB, as the term is used for proteins encoded by IS66 family insertion elements, is considered an accessory protein, since TnpC, encoded by a neighboring gene, is a DDE family transposase.), whose product MAIYVATERLDLRRSFDGLAGVVREVLREDPLSGALFMFFNKAADRVKILWWDRSGYCLLYKRLERGTFRVPHAREPGAKRVTIEAAELGKILEGITLPPSKQRARAMAA is encoded by the coding sequence ATGGCTATCTACGTCGCCACCGAGCGGCTCGATCTGCGCCGCTCGTTCGATGGGCTCGCGGGCGTCGTGCGCGAGGTGCTGCGCGAAGACCCGCTCTCGGGAGCGCTTTTCATGTTCTTCAACAAAGCGGCCGACCGCGTGAAGATCCTCTGGTGGGATCGGTCTGGCTACTGCCTGCTCTACAAGCGGCTCGAGCGCGGGACATTTCGCGTGCCGCACGCGCGCGAGCCGGGCGCCAAGCGCGTCACGATCGAGGCGGCCGAGCTGGGCAAGATCCTCGAAGGGATCACGCTGCCGCCTTCGAAACAGCGCGCGCGGGCCATGGCGGCCTGA
- a CDS encoding recombinase family protein, producing MKLLGLRTAIYGRRSTDEHQMASLDVQTGEAKRYVAAEGGTLVPDVFLDDAVSRAEFKKRKGLIALLNAAKAKQIDAVVLRDESRLGGDTFRAGLVIQDLLESGVRLFYYYTDEEVTLDGAVDKFMIAARSFAAELEREKTAQRTHEHLLHKARKGLVVGGRVYGYDNIEIKDGDRRVRVEYRINPNEAEIVREIFRRYAGGEGLRTIAKDLDTRGVPAPRAGRRGIGRWSYSSIHEMLRRDRYRGVVVWGKHEKTYRGGTKVRVERRPEDWVTIEVPELRIVDDELWTAVQTLTTKHKAVSGAKTRGPAVRYLLSGLGRCSECGGPIHVANRKDSYDNVAAYACSRRKNQGPAACGNALRRPVADIDEVVLGWIRANVLTEELVADTLKEVRRRLSEHAQTTHTEVPELEAQVRTVKAELDRLGAALLATDDKPETVLRMISEREKRLAALNARLAAIRTSPSVLDLEVRRLEREARTRLDNMRALFVATPEKARRVLQTLLARPLTFRPVDLPEGKRYRIEGQVARDWIYLTEGVPSGVNTVVQSSKRYPPAILHGFRLPRMMRAMG from the coding sequence GTGAAGCTGCTTGGTCTACGTACGGCCATCTACGGCCGCCGATCGACGGATGAACACCAAATGGCCTCGTTGGACGTGCAAACGGGTGAGGCCAAGCGCTACGTCGCCGCCGAGGGTGGCACGCTCGTGCCGGATGTCTTCCTCGACGACGCGGTCTCACGCGCGGAGTTCAAAAAGCGCAAGGGGCTAATCGCGCTGCTCAATGCAGCCAAGGCGAAGCAGATCGACGCCGTTGTGCTCCGTGACGAAAGCCGGCTCGGTGGGGACACATTCCGCGCGGGGCTCGTGATTCAAGATCTCCTCGAGAGCGGCGTCCGGCTCTTCTATTACTATACGGACGAGGAGGTCACCCTTGACGGGGCCGTCGACAAGTTCATGATCGCCGCCCGCAGCTTCGCCGCCGAGCTGGAGCGGGAGAAGACGGCGCAGCGCACCCACGAGCACCTGTTACACAAGGCCCGCAAAGGGCTTGTCGTCGGCGGGCGCGTATACGGCTACGACAACATCGAGATCAAAGACGGCGATCGACGGGTGCGCGTCGAGTACAGGATCAACCCGAACGAGGCTGAGATCGTGCGCGAGATCTTCCGCCGCTATGCCGGCGGCGAGGGGCTCCGCACCATTGCGAAAGACCTCGACACGCGCGGTGTCCCGGCCCCGCGAGCCGGCCGGCGCGGCATCGGTCGGTGGTCCTATTCCAGCATTCACGAGATGCTGAGACGCGACCGCTACCGCGGCGTCGTCGTGTGGGGGAAGCACGAGAAGACGTACAGGGGCGGGACCAAGGTGCGGGTCGAGCGCCGGCCGGAAGATTGGGTCACGATCGAGGTCCCCGAGCTCCGGATCGTCGATGACGAGCTGTGGACGGCCGTCCAGACCCTCACGACCAAGCACAAGGCCGTCTCGGGCGCGAAGACCCGAGGCCCCGCGGTCCGCTACCTCCTCTCGGGCCTCGGCCGCTGCTCGGAGTGCGGCGGACCGATCCACGTCGCGAACCGGAAGGACAGTTACGACAACGTCGCCGCCTACGCGTGCTCGCGTCGAAAGAACCAGGGCCCCGCGGCGTGCGGCAACGCTCTGCGCCGCCCTGTCGCTGACATCGACGAGGTCGTGCTGGGGTGGATCCGCGCGAACGTGCTGACCGAAGAGCTCGTCGCCGACACGCTCAAGGAGGTCCGGCGCCGCTTGTCCGAGCACGCCCAGACCACGCACACCGAGGTCCCCGAGCTCGAGGCGCAGGTGCGCACCGTCAAGGCCGAGCTGGACCGGCTCGGCGCCGCGCTGCTCGCCACGGACGACAAGCCCGAGACGGTGCTCCGGATGATCTCCGAGCGAGAGAAGCGCCTCGCGGCCCTCAACGCCCGGCTTGCCGCGATCCGCACCTCGCCGTCGGTCCTCGACCTCGAGGTGCGCCGTCTGGAGCGCGAGGCCCGGACGCGCCTCGACAACATGCGCGCCCTCTTCGTGGCAACGCCAGAGAAGGCGCGCCGGGTCTTGCAGACCCTTCTCGCGCGTCCTCTGACGTTCCGTCCAGTCGACCTGCCCGAGGGGAAGCGCTACCGCATCGAGGGGCAGGTAGCGCGAGACTGGATTTACCTAACTGAGGGCGTCCCCAGCGGGGTAAACACGGTCGTGCAATCGTCGAAGCGGTATCCTCCGGCTATCTTGCACGGGTTCAGGCTGCCACGGATGATGCGGGCCATGGGGTGA
- the tnpA gene encoding IS66 family insertion sequence element accessory protein TnpA, translated as MATRTTKTERRWRRIVEKWRSSGLLAREFAAQQKISPGTLYWWSSRLGKKAAARGPDSPVATMPKLLPVEIVDEAPHLSQPLPAALEIVLPHGEVIRVPPGADLTHFRRVVAALRGGLA; from the coding sequence GTGGCAACAAGGACGACCAAGACCGAGCGCCGTTGGCGGCGTATCGTGGAGAAGTGGCGGAGCAGCGGTCTGCTGGCGCGCGAGTTTGCGGCCCAGCAAAAGATCAGTCCAGGCACGCTGTACTGGTGGAGCAGCCGATTGGGCAAGAAGGCTGCCGCGCGGGGCCCCGATTCCCCGGTCGCGACCATGCCCAAGCTCCTGCCCGTCGAGATCGTCGACGAGGCCCCGCATCTCTCGCAGCCCCTGCCTGCGGCCCTGGAGATCGTCCTGCCACACGGCGAGGTGATCCGCGTACCGCCGGGCGCCGATCTTACCCACTTCCGCCGGGTTGTCGCGGCATTACGCGGAGGGCTCGCGTGA
- a CDS encoding phage protease codes for MAALSGTRPKDRTARATLSLVDLTGDPPAEVLLFRSGTNRSYKGLLLFDDEAARRVLADVKEHGAELFFDYDHASLFGFSKGSGEAAAWFTLEVKSGDLWAVNVRWTEEAAEKVRARKYRYISPAVDYETNSNRITRLINVALTNLPASHGLQPLMAASQGENRMLEGALAHIATELGLDPDKASEDEVIKAFDDRLAGLGDEDEDEVAPEGSGEALAQLRALTGKATSREALAAAAAELKTAREAAAEEEIRSLVDHGVALKRIPPESRERFVKLGRRDLDALRELVGELEGEPKPRGDKPDKPDKPAKPAAKPARPSPPTVRHQQATLSARTRPAGDFDLAVARVLNIDPSAMGGEED; via the coding sequence ATGGCTGCACTTTCCGGGACCCGTCCGAAGGACCGCACGGCGCGCGCGACGCTCAGCCTTGTGGATCTGACCGGGGATCCTCCGGCCGAGGTGCTCCTTTTCCGAAGCGGCACGAATCGCAGTTACAAGGGGCTCCTTCTCTTCGATGACGAAGCCGCGCGCCGCGTCCTCGCGGATGTGAAGGAGCACGGGGCCGAGCTCTTCTTCGACTACGATCACGCGTCTCTCTTCGGCTTCTCGAAGGGCTCCGGCGAGGCGGCGGCTTGGTTCACGCTCGAGGTCAAGAGCGGCGATCTGTGGGCGGTCAACGTGCGATGGACCGAGGAAGCCGCTGAGAAGGTCCGCGCGCGCAAGTACCGCTACATTTCGCCCGCCGTCGATTACGAGACGAACAGCAACCGGATCACGAGGCTGATCAACGTCGCGTTAACGAACCTGCCCGCGTCGCACGGGCTTCAGCCGCTCATGGCGGCATCGCAGGGAGAAAACCGCATGCTTGAAGGCGCGCTCGCGCATATCGCGACGGAACTCGGCCTCGATCCCGACAAGGCATCCGAGGACGAGGTGATCAAGGCGTTCGACGATCGCCTCGCGGGCCTCGGAGACGAGGACGAGGACGAGGTCGCCCCCGAGGGCAGCGGCGAGGCGCTGGCGCAGCTCCGCGCGCTCACCGGCAAAGCGACCTCGCGCGAGGCCCTCGCGGCGGCTGCCGCGGAGCTCAAGACGGCGCGCGAGGCGGCGGCAGAGGAAGAGATCCGGTCGTTGGTCGATCACGGGGTCGCCTTGAAGCGGATCCCGCCAGAAAGCCGGGAGAGATTCGTAAAGCTCGGCCGGCGTGACCTCGATGCGCTGCGGGAGCTCGTCGGCGAGTTGGAAGGCGAGCCCAAGCCGAGGGGCGACAAGCCCGACAAGCCCGACAAGCCGGCCAAGCCAGCGGCCAAGCCCGCGCGTCCTTCTCCCCCGACCGTTCGTCATCAGCAGGCCACGCTCTCGGCCCGCACCCGCCCGGCGGGAGACTTCGATCTCGCCGTCGCGCGCGTCCTCAACATCGACCCGAGTGCCATGGGCGGGGAGGAGGATTGA
- a CDS encoding phage portal protein family protein, which yields MKSPRVRHAQYLFAPLVGWDNDRVRQALDRHEAGDFRESADLVEALLTDERLDGALQQRIDGLLALPLSFEASTEASDKELAAQVARQALEVWWRLCPEQVLRDILKWLIMLGVAVVQVNWTHERGQELPILEVWHPRDLWFDGHDITYKVNTTSTQVSLSGEPFKWAIFASGSQTPWMNGAVRRVAMYYLAKLQMFTDWAHYSEVYGHPTRVGRYPAGLDQNEETARERDAYQDALVNAGKSPVIMLPVDVDSEGKAVAGWGYELVQADGASAVEVFERGIRYCDSAAAMAILRQTLTMEPAQIGSHALGKVHNAVRHEGKRADTEGLATTGHFQVLRPWALFNHGDERLAPWPKWDARTPEEREAEAGASVLEARRKADIAKAEAEARQAEAEATRAAAEAEAAAARLRAQTLAAFAEAATALVGGPMVERIDWEELAKGLGVPLRAAPKPASGALSQARRRGAGRTLHLVDGTYELFRAHHSKGRRYAKDGKDMKATVGMIASMVSLLETEEVTHIAIAFDNPIASFRNDLYPGYKDDSVVPPALRAQFDDAEDAARALGVVVWSMDEFEADDALATACERYAHDFDEIRLLSPDKDLSQCLTRPGVVQVDRARAGRELTADGVRERFGVDAASIPDFLALVGDAADGLPGIDGIGREAAAKLLSAYERLEDIPADSAEWSVQVRGAERIAAALAAGREDALLFRKLATLVRDVPLEETAAALAWVGVTEDFSAWCESVGAGHLIGRLSEK from the coding sequence ATGAAATCCCCGCGGGTTCGGCACGCTCAATATCTCTTCGCCCCGCTCGTGGGCTGGGACAACGATCGGGTACGCCAGGCGCTCGATCGGCACGAGGCGGGCGATTTTCGCGAGTCCGCGGATCTCGTCGAGGCCCTCTTGACCGACGAGCGGCTCGATGGCGCGCTCCAGCAACGGATCGACGGTTTGCTCGCCTTGCCGCTCTCGTTCGAGGCGTCCACGGAAGCCTCCGACAAGGAGCTTGCGGCGCAAGTCGCCCGGCAGGCGCTCGAGGTGTGGTGGCGGCTCTGCCCCGAGCAAGTGCTCCGGGACATCTTGAAATGGTTGATCATGCTCGGCGTTGCGGTCGTGCAAGTCAACTGGACGCACGAACGGGGGCAGGAGCTCCCGATCCTCGAGGTCTGGCATCCGCGCGATCTCTGGTTCGACGGGCACGACATCACTTACAAGGTGAATACCACCTCAACCCAGGTCTCCCTGAGCGGCGAGCCTTTCAAGTGGGCGATCTTCGCGTCGGGGAGCCAAACCCCGTGGATGAACGGCGCCGTTCGCCGCGTCGCGATGTACTACCTCGCGAAGCTCCAGATGTTCACGGATTGGGCGCATTACTCCGAGGTTTACGGGCATCCTACGCGGGTCGGCAGGTACCCGGCCGGGCTCGATCAAAACGAGGAAACGGCACGCGAGCGGGACGCGTATCAGGATGCCCTGGTCAACGCGGGCAAGTCGCCCGTGATCATGCTCCCCGTGGACGTGGACAGCGAGGGGAAGGCCGTGGCGGGCTGGGGCTACGAGCTCGTGCAAGCCGACGGGGCAAGCGCGGTCGAGGTCTTCGAGCGCGGGATCCGGTACTGCGATAGCGCGGCGGCGATGGCGATCCTTCGGCAAACGCTCACGATGGAGCCGGCGCAAATCGGCTCGCACGCGCTCGGGAAGGTCCACAACGCGGTCCGGCACGAGGGGAAGCGGGCGGACACGGAAGGGCTCGCGACCACGGGGCATTTCCAAGTGCTCCGGCCGTGGGCGCTGTTCAACCATGGGGACGAGCGGCTTGCGCCTTGGCCCAAATGGGACGCACGCACGCCTGAGGAGCGCGAGGCGGAGGCCGGGGCCTCGGTGCTCGAGGCGCGTCGGAAGGCGGACATCGCCAAGGCCGAGGCCGAGGCGCGCCAAGCCGAGGCCGAGGCGACGCGGGCAGCGGCCGAGGCCGAGGCAGCGGCGGCTCGTTTGCGGGCCCAAACCCTCGCCGCGTTCGCGGAAGCGGCGACGGCGCTCGTAGGGGGCCCGATGGTCGAGCGCATCGATTGGGAGGAGCTGGCCAAGGGCTTGGGGGTGCCCCTCCGCGCCGCACCGAAGCCCGCATCGGGGGCGCTGTCGCAGGCGCGGCGGCGCGGGGCTGGTCGCACGCTGCACCTCGTCGATGGCACTTACGAGCTGTTTCGCGCCCACCATTCCAAGGGCCGGCGGTACGCGAAGGACGGGAAGGACATGAAGGCCACGGTGGGCATGATCGCCTCGATGGTTTCCCTCCTCGAGACGGAGGAAGTCACCCACATCGCGATCGCGTTCGATAACCCAATCGCGAGTTTTCGTAACGACCTCTACCCAGGGTACAAGGACGATTCCGTCGTCCCCCCAGCGCTGCGGGCGCAGTTCGACGACGCGGAAGACGCTGCCCGCGCGCTCGGCGTCGTCGTGTGGTCAATGGATGAATTCGAGGCAGATGACGCGCTCGCGACGGCATGCGAGCGGTACGCACACGATTTTGACGAGATCCGGCTGCTTTCGCCGGACAAGGATCTGAGCCAATGCCTGACGCGCCCCGGCGTGGTGCAGGTGGACCGCGCGCGGGCCGGGCGAGAGCTCACGGCGGATGGTGTGCGGGAGCGGTTCGGGGTGGATGCCGCGAGCATCCCGGATTTCCTTGCGCTCGTGGGCGATGCGGCAGACGGACTGCCGGGCATCGATGGGATCGGACGCGAGGCCGCTGCAAAGTTGCTGTCCGCTTACGAGCGGCTCGAAGACATCCCCGCCGATTCTGCTGAGTGGTCGGTACAGGTGCGAGGTGCGGAGCGCATCGCTGCGGCGCTCGCTGCCGGCCGGGAAGACGCGCTCCTCTTTCGGAAGCTCGCAACCCTCGTGCGTGACGTGCCGTTGGAGGAGACGGCGGCGGCGCTCGCCTGGGTCGGTGTGACGGAAGACTTCTCCGCGTGGTGCGAATCGGTTGGAGCCGGTCACTTGATCGGACGCCTTTCGGAGAAATGA
- a CDS encoding restriction endonuclease translates to MDATGFMHKYYEWDAFELFVKQLYEGDGDVVVDRDVTEVDRYGAKRQTDVKITRRTRFHTYVTLVECKRWKEPVGRDRIDVLASSIEALCANKGAIFTTTGFEEGAVAYAKAKGIDLFVVRDLTPAEWGAPGRHLHLFLHTWAGEFQRINIPNAQALPLIDGDISNLKLDMHLDKEMARNPDFDLFSIKTGTPGPNLVGILADAHGLILQSLSCAVGLIDKGKELVMNVLAACEIDLRGTDYRQLRLPEAAVRLEHIEFRFNAQLRQTEIRVDRGKDLDFAVMVENYITQQRLLAHRRQNDPGVNFQVANPQDAAIAEPFQNGSLARVVASPWVSLAPEPNAINAYGGQLIRVLVDVVNGQAQLALRAEALPRAMPGQPSPPPNS, encoded by the coding sequence ATGGACGCCACCGGATTCATGCACAAGTATTACGAGTGGGACGCATTTGAGTTGTTTGTTAAGCAGCTCTATGAAGGTGACGGCGACGTGGTGGTGGATCGTGACGTCACCGAGGTCGACCGTTACGGCGCAAAGCGCCAAACGGATGTTAAGATTACACGAAGAACACGATTTCACACCTATGTTACCCTCGTCGAGTGCAAGCGCTGGAAGGAACCTGTCGGAAGGGATCGCATTGATGTTCTTGCGTCTAGCATCGAGGCCCTGTGCGCCAACAAGGGAGCCATCTTCACCACAACTGGTTTCGAGGAGGGTGCTGTCGCCTACGCAAAGGCCAAGGGAATTGACCTCTTCGTTGTTCGTGATCTTACGCCCGCCGAGTGGGGAGCTCCAGGGCGCCACTTGCATCTCTTCCTCCACACGTGGGCTGGCGAGTTCCAACGAATCAATATTCCAAATGCACAAGCGCTACCGTTGATAGATGGCGATATCTCAAATCTGAAACTCGATATGCATCTCGACAAGGAGATGGCCCGAAATCCAGACTTTGATCTGTTCTCTATCAAAACGGGTACTCCAGGGCCGAACCTTGTTGGTATCCTGGCCGATGCTCACGGCCTCATACTCCAGAGTCTAAGTTGCGCTGTTGGTCTCATCGACAAGGGTAAAGAGCTTGTGATGAACGTTCTTGCAGCCTGTGAAATAGATCTGCGAGGAACAGACTACCGTCAACTACGACTTCCGGAAGCAGCAGTCCGCTTGGAACATATAGAGTTCAGGTTCAACGCACAGCTCCGGCAAACCGAGATCCGCGTCGACCGGGGGAAGGATCTCGACTTCGCAGTTATGGTCGAGAATTACATAACGCAGCAGCGCCTTCTTGCGCATCGACGACAGAACGACCCCGGTGTGAACTTCCAAGTGGCAAACCCGCAGGACGCGGCGATTGCCGAGCCATTCCAAAATGGATCACTGGCTCGTGTCGTCGCCTCGCCGTGGGTTAGCCTTGCGCCTGAACCGAACGCCATTAATGCGTATGGTGGACAACTAATTCGTGTTCTTGTCGACGTCGTTAACGGTCAGGCCCAGTTAGCGCTACGCGCTGAAGCCCTGCCCAGAGCAATGCCCGGGCAGCCGTCACCGCCACCCAATTCGTAG
- a CDS encoding terminase large subunit domain-containing protein, producing MAAPFDARAAVFVAAQRSRVATAPAGGLADFIPAVTPGHERPTHLGPLVELLERARREPVRAVIHAPPRHGKTDTVLHAIAWFLRNDPSMAIAYATYGIELANSKSRDARGIARASGVELDPGAKSVGEWRTREGGRAVFTALNGALTGKGFQILFVDDPFKNRIQAESVTYRARIWDLWQGSTINRVEPGGSAIVLATRWHPEDLSGRLIAQGWQYLRLPALSDDGKALWPERWPAEELELRRREVGEYTWASLYQGVPRPRGGAVFNTEPALYTDHALELVTGYRNGIGVDFAYTARKHADYSSAVAMRSHEPERGRRVYYVLECLRRQVMAPEFAAEGARLQKAHGGCRAMGYVTVFEKMIVPFMADRGFMVEARRAKADKFTRAQPYAASWNDGRVLLPADVGPDSWVNVFLAEHLSFTGQEDEHDDQVDAGAAAHDLLSSPAGRTAGSFSSANARPVKLRRYSR from the coding sequence ATGGCAGCGCCGTTTGACGCGCGCGCGGCGGTATTCGTAGCCGCGCAACGTTCGCGGGTCGCCACGGCGCCCGCGGGGGGCCTCGCAGACTTCATCCCGGCCGTGACGCCAGGGCACGAAAGACCCACGCACCTCGGCCCCCTCGTCGAGCTGCTCGAGCGCGCGCGCCGTGAGCCCGTGCGCGCCGTCATTCATGCGCCGCCGCGGCACGGGAAAACCGATACCGTGCTCCACGCGATCGCCTGGTTCCTGCGCAACGATCCGAGCATGGCGATCGCCTACGCGACGTACGGGATCGAGCTGGCCAACAGCAAGAGCCGCGACGCGCGCGGCATCGCCCGTGCGTCGGGTGTCGAGCTGGATCCAGGGGCGAAGAGCGTCGGCGAGTGGCGCACGCGCGAGGGAGGGCGAGCCGTTTTTACCGCGCTCAACGGCGCGTTGACCGGCAAGGGCTTTCAAATCCTGTTCGTGGATGACCCTTTCAAGAACCGGATCCAAGCCGAAAGCGTCACCTATCGCGCGCGGATCTGGGACCTCTGGCAGGGCTCGACGATCAACCGCGTCGAGCCCGGGGGAAGCGCGATCGTCCTCGCGACGCGATGGCATCCGGAGGATCTGTCCGGAAGGCTCATCGCGCAGGGCTGGCAATACCTGCGGCTACCGGCGCTCTCGGACGATGGAAAGGCGCTCTGGCCGGAGCGCTGGCCAGCGGAAGAGCTTGAGCTGCGGCGTCGCGAGGTCGGGGAATACACCTGGGCCTCGCTCTACCAGGGCGTACCGCGCCCGCGAGGCGGCGCGGTCTTCAACACGGAGCCGGCCCTCTACACGGATCATGCGCTCGAGCTTGTGACCGGCTACCGCAACGGGATCGGCGTCGATTTCGCTTATACCGCGCGCAAGCATGCGGATTACTCCTCGGCCGTCGCGATGCGCTCGCACGAGCCGGAGCGAGGCCGGCGCGTTTACTACGTGCTCGAGTGCCTTCGGCGGCAGGTCATGGCGCCCGAATTCGCCGCGGAGGGCGCGCGGCTACAAAAGGCGCACGGGGGATGCCGGGCAATGGGATACGTGACGGTCTTCGAGAAGATGATCGTTCCCTTCATGGCCGATCGGGGCTTCATGGTCGAGGCGCGCCGCGCGAAGGCGGACAAGTTCACGCGAGCGCAACCCTATGCCGCATCGTGGAACGACGGTCGCGTCCTGCTCCCGGCCGACGTCGGCCCGGATTCGTGGGTCAACGTCTTCCTTGCGGAGCACCTCTCTTTCACGGGTCAAGAGGACGAGCACGACGATCAAGTCGACGCGGGCGCGGCGGCGCACGACCTTCTGTCCTCTCCGGCCGGACGCACGGCGGGCTCGTTCTCGTCCGCCAACGCTCGCCCGGTGAAGCTGCGGAGGTACTCGCGATGA
- a CDS encoding HNH endonuclease signature motif containing protein, with the protein MPRPSTPETPIKRYRRVVREVLDARGRFCECCGTPARHVHHIIPCSITGMASELVFDPANMMVICNDCHMLMHPLIRRPSWTKAAKGRGIGLNR; encoded by the coding sequence ATGCCGCGCCCCTCCACCCCTGAAACCCCCATCAAGCGCTACCGGCGCGTCGTGCGTGAGGTGCTCGATGCCCGCGGGCGCTTCTGCGAGTGCTGCGGGACGCCCGCGCGCCACGTTCACCACATCATCCCATGCTCGATCACCGGCATGGCCTCGGAGCTCGTGTTCGACCCCGCGAACATGATGGTGATCTGCAACGACTGTCACATGCTGATGCACCCCCTGATCCGGAGGCCGTCATGGACCAAGGCAGCCAAGGGCCGCGGGATCGGCCTCAACCGCTGA